From Streptomyces sp. NBC_01754, a single genomic window includes:
- a CDS encoding amino acid ABC transporter permease, whose translation MDIYLDLISKALPVTLSVSACAWLVAAALGLGLGLLGGSRHRAVREGQFFVSTVLRGMPEVLAIYLLFFGLTDYGMDFSPFSATVVALGLTQAGFWSEAVRGTLDLVPLRQREAGQSLGLSALQVHRHVVLPQIVQPLLAPALNMFVALMKLTAIAAAVGLPELLHSGRAEMDRTYQVIPVVIALAVIYVVTTLPLTHLVGVVERRSRKRSTQESMPVFS comes from the coding sequence ATGGACATCTACCTCGACCTGATCTCGAAGGCACTGCCGGTCACCCTGTCGGTGAGCGCCTGCGCCTGGCTGGTGGCCGCCGCACTCGGTCTGGGCCTCGGCCTCCTCGGCGGCTCACGACACCGTGCCGTACGTGAGGGCCAGTTCTTCGTGAGCACGGTGCTGCGCGGCATGCCCGAGGTCCTGGCGATCTACCTGCTGTTCTTCGGCCTCACCGACTACGGCATGGACTTCTCCCCGTTCAGCGCCACGGTCGTGGCCCTCGGTCTGACCCAGGCCGGATTCTGGTCCGAGGCGGTACGCGGCACGCTCGATCTCGTACCGCTCCGCCAGCGCGAAGCGGGCCAGTCGCTCGGGCTGTCCGCCCTTCAGGTCCACCGCCATGTGGTGCTGCCGCAGATCGTCCAGCCGCTGCTCGCGCCCGCGTTGAACATGTTCGTCGCCCTGATGAAACTCACCGCCATCGCCGCGGCGGTCGGACTGCCCGAACTGCTCCACTCGGGCCGCGCGGAGATGGACCGCACCTATCAGGTCATCCCCGTCGTCATCGCTCTCGCCGTGATCTACGTCGTGACGACCTTGCCGCTGACCCATCTGGTGGGTGTCGTTGAACGCCGCAGCCGCAAGCGGTCGACCCAGGAGTCGATGCCGGTCTTCTCCTGA
- a CDS encoding amino acid ABC transporter permease, whose product METSWISFLIRGFETTVMLVVISSVITVVAAAVVALGRISTRRSVRLLTRVYVEVFRSIPLPVLLAGLYFGFGPQFENIGVTAFGLAVLGLVLNETAYLAEVYRGLISSVRIGQWRAAASLGLTRWQTLRHVLIPQVTTAAGPQTANGIIYLVKGSALASLITVPELTMYGTRLVVDTFRPLEVYLLIAVFYLLLTVPVAYVTRAMTGRRGRVRPKRGPHTRRDAPGDSAGSSPQHTEKAWTSTST is encoded by the coding sequence GTGGAGACAAGCTGGATCAGCTTCCTGATCCGTGGGTTCGAGACGACCGTCATGCTCGTGGTCATCAGCTCGGTGATCACCGTCGTCGCCGCGGCGGTCGTCGCCCTGGGCCGGATCAGCACCAGACGCTCGGTACGGCTGCTGACCAGGGTCTATGTCGAGGTGTTCCGCAGCATCCCGCTGCCGGTGCTCCTCGCCGGACTGTACTTCGGCTTCGGGCCGCAGTTCGAGAACATCGGCGTCACCGCCTTCGGACTCGCGGTCCTCGGACTCGTCCTGAACGAGACCGCCTACCTCGCCGAGGTCTACCGGGGCCTGATCTCATCGGTCAGGATCGGCCAGTGGCGCGCGGCGGCCAGCCTCGGTCTCACCCGGTGGCAGACCCTGCGTCACGTGCTCATCCCGCAGGTGACGACCGCCGCGGGTCCCCAGACGGCCAACGGGATCATCTACCTCGTCAAGGGCAGCGCCCTGGCCTCCCTGATCACCGTGCCGGAACTGACCATGTACGGGACCCGGCTGGTCGTCGACACCTTCCGACCGCTGGAGGTGTACCTGCTCATCGCAGTGTTCTACCTGCTCCTCACCGTCCCGGTGGCGTACGTGACCCGTGCGATGACCGGACGTCGGGGACGTGTCCGCCCGAAGCGGGGGCCGCACACCCGCCGGGACGCCCCCGGGGACAGCGCAGGATCGTCACCGCAGCACACGGAGAAGGCATGGACATCTACCTCGACCTGA
- a CDS encoding substrate-binding periplasmic protein, with the protein MNLRASAKRLFPRNPRMIGSAVAALVILTATATACGGSNTGGHESDGAPFKTAEKGHLTVTYSESYLPKIATGEEGELIGYEGFLLTKVAEKYGLKLKLKPTEFASQVLFVSQGKADVGTGTYYTDKRAEQVFYSRPNVNDRLGAMMLKNASWSGVDSLKGKPIASVTGYSYNDYLIKAYGESNVKLFPSYAEAAKATLNKQVSAFMGSTGTAPGIIKENPQLTLHALADGDLDLPPNILVSPTYDYVRCDNPELADAVDEVLDELIESGEWQKQLDSWGVGDEEYLPSRNRPDQLCA; encoded by the coding sequence ATGAACCTGAGAGCATCGGCGAAACGCCTCTTCCCACGTAACCCGCGGATGATCGGCTCCGCCGTCGCGGCCCTAGTCATCCTCACCGCGACGGCCACGGCCTGCGGCGGTTCGAACACCGGCGGACACGAGAGCGACGGCGCTCCCTTCAAGACTGCGGAGAAAGGGCACCTGACCGTCACCTATTCCGAGAGCTACCTTCCGAAGATCGCCACGGGAGAGGAAGGGGAACTCATAGGGTACGAGGGATTCCTGCTGACCAAGGTCGCCGAGAAGTACGGTCTGAAGCTGAAGCTGAAGCCGACCGAGTTCGCCTCCCAGGTTCTTTTCGTGTCTCAAGGGAAGGCTGATGTCGGCACCGGGACCTACTACACGGACAAACGGGCCGAGCAGGTCTTCTACAGCCGGCCCAACGTCAATGACCGGCTGGGCGCGATGATGCTGAAGAACGCTTCGTGGTCGGGCGTGGACTCCCTGAAGGGGAAGCCGATCGCCTCGGTGACGGGTTACTCGTACAACGACTACCTCATCAAGGCCTACGGAGAATCGAATGTGAAGCTGTTCCCCTCCTACGCCGAAGCCGCCAAGGCCACGCTGAACAAGCAGGTGAGCGCCTTCATGGGCTCCACCGGAACAGCCCCCGGCATCATCAAGGAGAACCCCCAGCTCACCCTGCACGCTCTCGCCGACGGTGATCTGGACCTGCCGCCGAACATCCTCGTCTCGCCCACCTACGACTACGTCCGCTGCGACAACCCGGAGCTGGCGGACGCCGTCGACGAGGTCCTGGACGAGCTGATCGAGTCGGGTGAGTGGCAGAAGCAGCTCGACTCCTGGGGTGTCGGCGACGAGGAGTACCTGCCGTCCAGGAACCGTCCCGACCAGCTGTGCGCATGA
- a CDS encoding NIPSNAP family protein, producing MITEFRRYRVTAGDLPDLTHRFAHVVTPLFTAHGFRVEGAWTPTGPGPAHELLYAVGWSDEEAMADGWRRFREDPAWERARETPRYSGLRPDITSTTWTPAEFLGTRP from the coding sequence ATGATCACCGAGTTCCGCCGCTACCGGGTCACGGCAGGCGATCTCCCCGATCTCACGCACCGCTTCGCGCACGTCGTGACCCCGCTGTTCACCGCGCACGGGTTCCGGGTCGAAGGCGCGTGGACGCCCACCGGACCGGGCCCGGCGCACGAGCTGCTGTACGCGGTCGGCTGGAGCGACGAGGAGGCCATGGCCGACGGATGGCGGCGCTTCAGGGAGGACCCGGCCTGGGAGCGGGCACGGGAGACACCCCGATACTCCGGATTGCGCCCGGACATCACCTCGACCACCTGGACGCCCGCCGAATTCCTCGGTACCCGGCCATGA
- a CDS encoding amidohydrolase: protein MTPGITATSRPADESVLRSSRIFTMDAGRRIVDGHVHIRDGRIVAVTEGPWQGPAHVPLTDHGDRPLLPGFVDPHVHLEMSAAALWGTVDCHTPPCSSIDDLLGQLHAHRDLREQRGGWLIGQGGLFADRRFADGRLPTRDDLDKVSTEFPIAIRFGAHVTVLNSSALDIARKSGLPETGDAHIGTDGTGRWTGILHELYYALPIPVMTRDDLRSAVEATARRYLTRYGVTTIGEITNTPEGIELLAEAAGTRVPQQVRAFVWSPGTMDLDTVCARAGAGLLPRTGAFDVAGVKIFVDGGFSAAGAAVLRPYRSDPGSRGRMAYDRAALTDLVRRTDEAGLQVAAHVNGERAQAELCAAAVAARSGRARTSPRIRLEHAGNVLTDPSTVDRWAEAEAVIVPQAGFIWTMGSFLTDYLGDYAADARFPFRSLLDQGVTVASSSDGAGSELLQFNPMFGVQCAVGRVSCTGEVVAPSEGVTVTEALAMHTISAAEALDVADSRGSLEPGKRADLVVLPQDPTTAGVAGLADLLPEQVLFAGVPADLGTDRP, encoded by the coding sequence ATGACACCAGGTATCACCGCCACCAGCCGCCCGGCCGACGAGTCCGTCCTCCGGTCGTCCCGGATCTTCACGATGGACGCCGGCCGCCGGATCGTGGATGGTCATGTGCACATCCGCGACGGCCGGATCGTCGCCGTCACCGAAGGCCCCTGGCAGGGGCCCGCGCACGTCCCCCTGACCGACCACGGCGACCGGCCGCTGCTGCCCGGCTTCGTGGACCCGCACGTCCATCTGGAAATGAGTGCCGCCGCCCTGTGGGGCACGGTCGACTGCCACACCCCTCCGTGCTCCTCCATCGACGATCTTCTCGGCCAGCTCCATGCCCACCGCGACCTGCGGGAACAGCGAGGGGGATGGCTGATCGGCCAGGGCGGCCTCTTCGCCGACCGGCGGTTCGCGGACGGTCGCCTGCCCACCCGGGACGATCTGGACAAGGTCTCCACCGAGTTCCCGATCGCCATCCGCTTCGGCGCACATGTCACCGTGCTCAACTCGTCAGCCCTGGACATCGCGCGTAAATCGGGCCTGCCGGAGACCGGGGACGCGCACATCGGCACCGACGGCACCGGGCGCTGGACCGGCATCCTGCACGAGCTGTACTACGCGCTGCCCATACCCGTGATGACCCGGGACGACCTGCGGTCGGCGGTGGAGGCCACGGCGCGGCGCTATCTCACCCGCTACGGGGTCACGACGATCGGCGAGATCACGAACACCCCGGAGGGCATCGAGCTGCTCGCCGAGGCAGCGGGCACACGGGTGCCCCAGCAGGTGCGGGCCTTCGTCTGGTCACCCGGCACGATGGACCTCGACACGGTCTGCGCACGCGCGGGAGCGGGACTGCTGCCCCGCACCGGGGCGTTCGACGTCGCCGGGGTCAAGATCTTCGTCGACGGGGGGTTCTCCGCCGCAGGGGCCGCCGTCCTGCGGCCGTACCGCTCCGACCCGGGGTCACGGGGCAGGATGGCGTACGACCGCGCGGCGCTCACCGACCTCGTACGCCGGACGGACGAGGCCGGCCTCCAGGTCGCCGCGCACGTCAACGGTGAACGCGCCCAGGCCGAGCTGTGCGCGGCCGCCGTCGCGGCCCGCTCCGGCCGCGCCCGTACGTCTCCCCGTATCCGGCTCGAACACGCCGGCAACGTCCTCACCGACCCCTCGACCGTGGACCGGTGGGCCGAGGCGGAGGCGGTCATCGTGCCGCAGGCAGGATTCATCTGGACGATGGGCAGCTTCCTCACCGACTACCTGGGCGACTACGCGGCCGACGCCCGCTTCCCGTTCCGCTCCCTGCTCGACCAGGGAGTGACGGTCGCGTCCAGCTCGGACGGCGCGGGCTCGGAACTGCTCCAGTTCAACCCCATGTTCGGGGTCCAGTGCGCGGTCGGCCGGGTCTCCTGCACGGGTGAGGTGGTGGCCCCGTCCGAAGGCGTCACCGTGACCGAGGCGCTGGCGATGCACACGATCTCCGCGGCCGAGGCCCTCGATGTGGCGGACAGCCGCGGCTCCCTGGAGCCCGGCAAGCGCGCCGACCTCGTCGTCCTGCCCCAGGACCCCACCACCGCCGGTGTCGCCGGCCTGGCGGACCTCCTGCCGGAACAGGTGCTGTTCGCCGGCGTGCCCGCGGACCTCGGGACGGACCGGCCATGA
- a CDS encoding aldehyde dehydrogenase family protein, with translation MNGPLATTQEVQAVQDVRARLADLCAELVVAGRSVRPEESFTVSAPGMPTLTWSCADTGPGDADRALDAAWSRYPGWAATPVSERAALVRRWAARIEDDTDRYATVIAVEAGKSLPEARRETLFTVATLKALADTAEDVLTGAGPGTRRDRMVTVRQRPLGPVLAITPWNFPLSLAARKTASALLTGCPVILKPSERTPASALLMGRDLVAGGAPEGSVSVLPTTRSADLTGALTDDPRLRKVSFTGSTEVGRAVLRSTARNIQRVSLELGGNAPFVVCPEHDAEKAASGALAAKLANNGQACTAANRLIVPEDARRVRTLLAERFEELPIGWSLDPEASPVGPVISAEAAERVEALVSDALARGAQVVRARAEPPEYGHYVRPALVLGVEPHWPIARQEVFGPVLPVLTYRDLDEAVRIADGTEYGLAAYVYGTAPAEVARVADGLDTGLVAVNHPSVSHPAAPFGGVKHSGYGRENAAEGLSEYMSATSTIGNLE, from the coding sequence GTGAACGGACCACTCGCCACCACCCAGGAGGTCCAGGCCGTCCAGGACGTCCGCGCCCGGCTCGCGGACCTCTGCGCCGAACTCGTCGTCGCGGGCCGTTCGGTCCGCCCCGAGGAGTCGTTCACCGTGAGCGCCCCGGGGATGCCCACGCTGACCTGGTCCTGCGCGGACACCGGGCCCGGTGACGCGGACCGCGCGCTGGACGCGGCCTGGAGCCGCTACCCCGGCTGGGCGGCGACGCCCGTCTCCGAACGGGCGGCGCTCGTCCGGCGCTGGGCCGCCCGGATCGAGGACGACACGGACCGGTACGCGACCGTGATCGCCGTCGAGGCGGGGAAATCCCTGCCCGAGGCCCGGCGCGAGACGCTGTTCACGGTCGCCACACTGAAGGCCCTGGCCGATACGGCGGAGGACGTGCTCACCGGAGCCGGCCCGGGGACACGCCGGGACCGGATGGTCACGGTGCGGCAGCGCCCCCTGGGCCCGGTCCTCGCGATCACCCCGTGGAACTTCCCGCTGTCGCTGGCCGCGCGCAAGACGGCGTCCGCACTGCTCACGGGCTGTCCGGTGATCCTCAAGCCGTCCGAGCGCACCCCCGCCTCCGCGCTGCTGATGGGGCGTGACCTCGTCGCCGGGGGTGCGCCCGAAGGATCCGTGTCGGTGCTGCCGACCACCCGGTCGGCCGACCTGACCGGCGCGCTGACCGATGACCCGCGGCTGCGAAAGGTCTCGTTCACCGGCTCGACGGAGGTCGGCCGGGCGGTCCTGCGCTCGACCGCCCGGAACATCCAGCGGGTCTCGCTCGAACTCGGCGGCAACGCCCCGTTCGTCGTCTGCCCCGAGCACGACGCCGAAAAGGCCGCGTCCGGTGCGCTCGCCGCCAAGCTGGCGAACAACGGCCAGGCCTGCACCGCGGCCAACCGTCTGATCGTCCCCGAGGATGCCCGCCGGGTGCGGACGCTGCTGGCCGAGCGGTTCGAGGAACTGCCCATCGGCTGGAGCCTCGACCCGGAGGCGTCCCCGGTCGGACCCGTCATCAGCGCGGAGGCCGCCGAACGGGTCGAGGCCCTGGTCTCCGACGCCCTCGCCCGGGGGGCCCAGGTGGTCAGGGCCCGCGCCGAACCTCCGGAGTACGGCCATTACGTACGCCCGGCGCTCGTCCTCGGCGTGGAGCCGCACTGGCCCATCGCCAGGCAGGAGGTCTTCGGGCCCGTCCTGCCGGTGCTCACCTACCGGGACCTGGACGAGGCCGTACGGATCGCCGACGGCACCGAGTACGGACTCGCCGCCTACGTCTACGGCACCGCGCCCGCCGAGGTGGCCCGCGTCGCGGACGGTCTCGACACCGGCCTCGTCGCGGTCAACCACCCCTCCGTGTCCCACCCCGCCGCCCCCTTCGGCGGGGTCAAGCACTCCGGCTACGGCCGGGAGAACGCGGCGGAGGGGCTGTCCGAGTACATGTCCGCCACCAGCACCATCGGGAATCTCGAATGA
- a CDS encoding carboxymuconolactone decarboxylase family protein, whose amino-acid sequence MNTHPTTDPGSAPDRAGPGDHAGPAAGTDRSDRGSDWSADWSALTRDIVFDRIWSRPGLTTRERRLVTVALLAASGEEPAARFHLRAGLDEGIDADDFYELVAHTAVYAGWATGGRGIGWLRSVVAGSEADR is encoded by the coding sequence ATGAACACTCATCCCACCACCGACCCCGGCTCCGCCCCGGACCGTGCCGGCCCCGGTGATCACGCGGGGCCCGCCGCCGGCACGGACCGGAGCGACCGGGGCAGCGACTGGAGCGCCGACTGGAGCGCCCTCACCCGCGACATCGTGTTCGACCGGATCTGGTCCCGCCCAGGGCTGACCACACGGGAGCGCCGACTGGTCACGGTCGCCCTGCTGGCGGCCTCCGGCGAAGAGCCGGCCGCCCGGTTCCACCTCCGGGCGGGCCTGGACGAGGGCATCGACGCGGACGACTTCTACGAACTCGTCGCACACACCGCCGTCTACGCGGGATGGGCCACCGGAGGGCGCGGGATCGGCTGGCTGCGCTCCGTCGTGGCGGGAAGCGAGGCGGACCGGTGA
- a CDS encoding flavin reductase family protein: MPAEPGSCAVEIADKAVPVPEYKQFAGSFLTGVAVVTARDLDGDHGCTVSSLSSVSLDPSLMLVCLHRMSQTLRVIERTGRFAVSLLAQGEQATRTALAFARPGRDAFDQVTLERSPAGLALSPLAVAQAELTVQALHDGGDHTIVLGTPVWTSADDGVPLAYWRSRFLS, from the coding sequence ATGCCCGCTGAGCCCGGGAGCTGCGCCGTGGAGATCGCCGACAAGGCCGTACCGGTGCCCGAGTACAAGCAGTTCGCCGGATCGTTCCTCACCGGGGTGGCCGTCGTCACCGCGCGGGACCTGGACGGTGATCACGGATGCACCGTCAGTTCCCTGTCCAGCGTCAGCCTGGACCCGTCCCTGATGCTGGTGTGCCTGCACCGGATGTCGCAGACACTCCGGGTGATCGAGCGGACGGGGCGGTTCGCGGTGAGCCTGCTCGCCCAGGGGGAGCAGGCGACTCGGACCGCGCTGGCCTTCGCCCGGCCGGGGCGTGACGCGTTCGACCAGGTCACTCTGGAGCGCAGCCCCGCCGGCCTCGCGCTCAGCCCTCTCGCGGTGGCGCAGGCCGAACTGACCGTCCAGGCACTGCACGACGGTGGCGACCACACGATCGTTCTGGGCACCCCGGTCTGGACCTCCGCCGACGACGGTGTCCCTCTGGCCTACTGGAGATCACGGTTCCTGTCATGA
- a CDS encoding LLM class flavin-dependent oxidoreductase, which produces MELGLFLAYQVNSDAQMDGLYDRMVEYAVRADESGFTRVWTPEHHLVQFLPSPSALITAVHIGQHVKCRVGTGVVVLPFHQPLQLAGEIAAADNSLGGRLDLGVARGAYRYEFEKFGLPFAESRDHFIENLTAVETLLRGEDAPVSFTGRFSSFEDAYVWPRPVQRPIPPVWMGVQSPPGVEDAARRGYDVLNSLFFWDDDHMRTVAEAFHRGKAQSSRDDARLGVTRYAFVTRDDKETEQRIEEVLEGWRIHAQLHDFTQNADPLGRVRPAPQENEPTVDDLRDRLLIGTGDEIKEKLRRYRDAGVDMINLNLVGGAPRDETLETIGRFGELLAEVDAESGASAGSSTPEEGGHGEPVHAR; this is translated from the coding sequence ATGGAACTCGGGCTTTTCCTCGCCTATCAGGTCAACAGTGACGCACAGATGGACGGCCTTTACGACCGCATGGTGGAATACGCGGTCCGGGCCGACGAGAGTGGCTTCACCCGGGTCTGGACCCCGGAACACCACCTCGTGCAGTTTCTGCCCTCACCCTCGGCGCTGATCACCGCGGTCCACATAGGACAGCACGTGAAGTGCCGGGTGGGCACGGGGGTGGTGGTCCTCCCGTTCCACCAGCCCCTCCAGCTCGCCGGGGAGATCGCGGCGGCCGACAACTCCCTCGGAGGAAGGCTCGACCTCGGCGTGGCCAGGGGCGCGTACCGCTACGAGTTCGAGAAATTCGGTCTGCCGTTCGCCGAGAGCCGGGACCATTTCATCGAGAACCTGACCGCGGTCGAGACGCTGCTCCGCGGCGAGGACGCCCCGGTCAGCTTCACCGGGCGGTTCTCCTCCTTCGAGGACGCCTATGTGTGGCCCCGACCGGTGCAGCGTCCGATTCCTCCTGTGTGGATGGGGGTGCAGAGTCCGCCGGGTGTCGAGGACGCCGCCCGGCGCGGATACGACGTACTCAATTCCCTGTTCTTCTGGGACGACGACCACATGCGTACGGTCGCCGAGGCATTCCACCGGGGAAAGGCGCAGTCCTCCCGCGACGACGCCCGGCTCGGAGTCACCCGCTACGCGTTCGTCACCCGTGACGACAAGGAGACCGAGCAGCGCATCGAGGAGGTCCTGGAGGGCTGGCGCATCCACGCCCAGCTCCATGACTTCACCCAGAACGCCGACCCGCTCGGCCGGGTGCGCCCGGCCCCGCAGGAGAACGAACCGACCGTCGACGACCTGCGCGACCGCTTGCTCATCGGCACCGGCGACGAGATCAAGGAGAAGCTCCGCCGGTACCGCGACGCGGGGGTGGACATGATCAACCTCAACCTCGTGGGCGGCGCTCCCCGTGACGAGACGCTGGAGACCATCGGCCGGTTCGGCGAGCTGCTCGCCGAGGTCGACGCCGAGTCCGGGGCGTCAGCCGGATCCTCGACACCGGAGGAGGGCGGCCATGGTGAGCCCGTCCATGCCCGCTGA
- a CDS encoding helix-turn-helix domain-containing protein, which translates to MTTTPDTPDSARPGSDEVEALRRIAATVNSNLELGTVLDAIVSAVSAFTEWKLCWVIALDVPAGVAEVIAREDRLTYSGNSSQRFWPIDEIPARDVVGGTEPIVIHDAHESPYRFYADDARRRGYRCGVLLPLREPDLEGRSLVLAVQRPQAGQVDGAALAFLEAVADLSSVALVNAGKVAQEQRDIAELVRAAAVLRTGLAETLAGQDGEQILTAVADALDIAIVVVDHQLTPMVTVVGRNWSPPGEGATDYVSLAQNAARRRNGEAPRTGREREQDRPRNRGTPSGPGASGKPVTGVPGTTPGASGGSAAEGAGTERDAFTAQGLSGLREPSGVRVKITELLPESERPLLACVLRRGPASRVETALDSLVNVAVGIVVSRSLLASAEQDRETDTALTELVRRTPIDPLALRIRLAALGLPPPMRCRIVRISARSPVDTDLRRVLSDVHSVLRARRVSGVAVGWVDSSVVLVLPAADDHHEALTQIRGMLRGVGGIGTTLTAVVSSPGPVPADGPRMWAECETLTLVGASGAAGDIVAYDRFGALAFLLTACHDGAAVRFVESQIGPLRRYDDDHSGSLVETLEVFLQTSARLQETARLLCIHVSTLRYRLDRITEILGTDLKGSEERFALALACRLMHMVDAAAGSAENGGPVAKAAGSGKSSSEPKEGTQEPGL; encoded by the coding sequence GTGACGACGACGCCCGATACGCCGGATTCCGCCCGGCCGGGCAGTGACGAGGTCGAAGCGCTGCGCCGTATCGCCGCGACGGTCAACTCCAATCTGGAGCTGGGCACCGTCCTCGACGCGATCGTGTCGGCGGTGTCCGCGTTCACCGAGTGGAAGCTGTGCTGGGTCATCGCCCTGGACGTTCCGGCCGGGGTCGCCGAGGTCATAGCGCGCGAGGACCGGCTCACGTACTCGGGCAACAGCAGTCAGCGGTTCTGGCCCATCGACGAGATCCCCGCGAGGGACGTCGTGGGAGGCACGGAGCCGATCGTCATCCACGACGCCCACGAGTCGCCGTACCGGTTCTACGCGGACGACGCTCGCCGGCGCGGATATCGCTGCGGTGTCCTTCTGCCGCTTCGCGAGCCCGACCTCGAGGGGCGTTCCCTGGTCCTCGCGGTCCAGCGCCCGCAGGCCGGGCAGGTGGACGGAGCGGCGCTCGCGTTCCTCGAAGCCGTCGCCGACCTCTCGTCCGTCGCCCTCGTCAACGCGGGCAAGGTCGCACAGGAGCAGCGCGACATCGCGGAGCTGGTCCGGGCCGCGGCCGTCCTGCGCACCGGACTGGCGGAGACCCTGGCGGGGCAGGACGGGGAGCAGATTCTCACGGCGGTCGCCGACGCACTGGACATCGCGATCGTCGTGGTGGACCACCAGCTCACCCCCATGGTCACGGTGGTCGGCCGGAACTGGTCGCCCCCGGGGGAGGGCGCCACCGACTACGTGTCCCTCGCGCAGAACGCGGCCCGTCGCAGGAACGGTGAAGCCCCGCGGACCGGCCGGGAGAGGGAACAGGACCGGCCCAGGAACCGCGGCACCCCGTCCGGGCCCGGTGCCTCCGGGAAGCCGGTGACCGGCGTGCCCGGGACGACTCCCGGTGCTTCCGGTGGTTCCGCCGCCGAGGGAGCCGGGACGGAGAGGGACGCCTTCACAGCACAGGGTCTGTCCGGGCTGCGGGAACCGTCCGGGGTCCGGGTCAAGATCACTGAGCTGCTTCCCGAGTCGGAGCGTCCCCTACTGGCCTGCGTCCTGCGCCGTGGACCGGCGAGCCGGGTCGAAACGGCTCTCGACTCACTCGTGAACGTCGCGGTCGGCATCGTGGTGTCCCGGTCGCTGCTGGCTTCCGCCGAACAGGACCGGGAGACCGACACGGCCCTGACCGAACTGGTCCGCCGTACTCCCATCGACCCCCTGGCGCTGCGCATACGCCTGGCGGCGCTGGGTCTTCCACCGCCGATGCGCTGCCGCATCGTCCGGATCTCCGCCCGCTCCCCGGTGGACACCGATCTGCGCCGGGTACTGAGCGACGTGCACAGTGTGCTCCGCGCCCGGCGGGTCAGCGGAGTCGCCGTGGGCTGGGTGGACAGCAGCGTCGTGCTGGTGCTGCCTGCCGCCGACGACCACCACGAGGCGTTGACGCAGATCCGGGGGATGCTGAGAGGCGTCGGCGGGATCGGAACCACGCTCACCGCCGTGGTGAGCAGTCCCGGACCGGTTCCCGCCGACGGCCCCCGCATGTGGGCCGAGTGCGAGACGCTCACCCTGGTGGGGGCGTCGGGCGCGGCCGGGGACATCGTGGCCTACGACCGGTTCGGTGCGCTCGCGTTCCTGCTGACCGCCTGCCACGACGGCGCGGCCGTCAGATTCGTCGAGTCCCAGATCGGCCCGCTCCGCCGCTACGACGACGACCACTCCGGCTCGCTCGTCGAAACCCTGGAGGTGTTCCTCCAGACATCGGCGCGGCTCCAGGAGACGGCGCGGCTCCTGTGCATACACGTGTCCACACTGCGGTACCGGCTCGACCGGATCACCGAAATCCTCGGAACGGATCTGAAGGGTTCCGAGGAGCGATTCGCCCTGGCCCTCGCCTGCCGGCTGATGCATATGGTCGACGCCGCTGCCGGATCGGCCGAAAATGGCGGACCTGTAGCAAAGGCAGCAGGCAGTGGAAAAAGTTCGTCGGAACCGAAGGAAGGAACACAAGAGCCGGGTCTGTAG
- a CDS encoding amino acid ABC transporter ATP-binding protein, which produces MDSGVVVSLRDVGKRFGTFTVLDEVSLDVTAGETVCVIGPSGSGKSTLLRCCNLLEIPDSGEMRVGGTRYHPMPAGRGRAAALRELRSRSAMVFQSFELFPHLTAVENVALAPIRVRNAPKEEALERARSLLERVGLRDFTEARPSTLSGGQQQRVSIARAMAMEPEVLLFDEPTSALDPEMVGEVLEIIRELATTGATMILVTHEMQFARDAASRVVVMDAGKILEAGTPDQVFDAPSHPRTKRFLQALARSSQAA; this is translated from the coding sequence ATGGACAGCGGGGTCGTGGTCAGCCTGCGTGACGTGGGCAAGAGATTCGGGACATTCACCGTTCTCGACGAGGTGAGCCTGGATGTGACAGCTGGGGAGACGGTGTGCGTCATCGGGCCCAGCGGCTCGGGAAAGTCGACGCTGCTGAGGTGCTGCAACCTTCTGGAGATCCCCGACAGTGGTGAGATGCGTGTCGGGGGCACCCGCTACCACCCGATGCCCGCGGGCCGAGGTCGCGCCGCCGCTCTGCGGGAGCTGCGCAGCCGCTCGGCCATGGTGTTCCAGAGCTTCGAACTGTTCCCGCACCTGACCGCCGTGGAGAACGTCGCGCTCGCGCCCATCAGGGTGCGCAACGCGCCCAAGGAAGAGGCGCTGGAGAGGGCACGGAGCCTGCTGGAGAGGGTCGGACTGCGTGACTTCACCGAGGCCCGCCCCTCGACGCTGTCGGGCGGGCAGCAGCAGCGGGTGTCCATCGCCCGTGCCATGGCCATGGAGCCCGAGGTGCTGCTGTTCGACGAGCCCACCTCGGCGCTGGACCCGGAAATGGTCGGCGAGGTGCTGGAGATCATCCGTGAGCTGGCGACCACGGGGGCGACGATGATCCTGGTGACCCATGAGATGCAGTTCGCCCGCGACGCGGCCAGCCGCGTCGTGGTGATGGACGCCGGGAAGATCCTGGAGGCCGGTACACCGGATCAGGTGTTCGACGCACCGAGCCATCCCCGGACGAAGCGCTTCCTCCAGGCCCTCGCCCGGTCCAGCCAGGCAGCCTGA